One genomic segment of Pseudomonas chlororaphis subsp. aurantiaca includes these proteins:
- a CDS encoding RidA family protein, with protein MSITRYGTGSTAGGGQPRPFARAVEADGWLYVSGQVPALDGEIIHGGIVEQTHQTMRNVVAILEEAGYGLEDVVRVGVWLEDPRDFWSFNKVFGEYFKPEHAPARACVQASMMVDCKVEIDCVAYKKKG; from the coding sequence ATGAGCATCACTCGCTACGGCACCGGCAGTACCGCCGGTGGTGGCCAACCCCGTCCTTTCGCTCGTGCCGTTGAGGCCGATGGCTGGTTGTATGTGTCCGGTCAGGTGCCGGCACTGGATGGCGAAATTATTCATGGTGGCATCGTTGAGCAGACGCATCAGACGATGCGCAATGTGGTGGCGATTCTGGAGGAGGCGGGGTACGGCCTGGAGGATGTGGTGCGGGTCGGGGTGTGGCTGGAGGATCCGCGGGATTTCTGGAGTTTCAACAAGGTGTTCGGGGAGTACTTCAAGCCGGAGCATGCGCCGGCGCGGGCTTGTGTGCAGGCCAGCATGATGGTGGATTGCAAGGTTGAGATTGATTGTGTGGCGTACAAGAAGAAGGGCTGA
- a CDS encoding PAS domain-containing sensor histidine kinase, translating into MNAPTSGSEAETLIARLDWAATPLGAVDHWPQSLRTAVDIVIHSPMPMLLLWGAQLTQIYNDGFALLAGNKHPGAFGQPTHLTWPELQDFTAPIYSAVLQGQVRTFSEKPFTLQRHGRESDVWLDLTYSPIRDESGEVAGILVTSIETNERRRIALELEQRSAASLKAQHETEERLQLALAATDAVGTWDWDIGDDRFIADAHFAQLHSIDPALAGQLPISEYLKGVHPEDRGMVARSIKHCITHGTEYAEEYRLQQPDGQVRWVFARGRCYKDHHGRPVRFLGAALDLTDRKQMEQALRQSQTELQLIINAMPVLIGYVDHEERFRLNNSAYLDWYGLTPQELYGRTIREVVGDEIYATRADKIAAALAGKPCSFEANSPHRDGRARHALMKYLPRYGADGAINGFYIFVIDETERKQTEEALRHLNETLEERVAERTQALAAANQRLQSEMFERERAENALRHAQKMEAVGQLTGGIAHDFNNMLTGIIGSLELMQRYIDDNRSAEIGRFTEAAMSSAKRAAALTHRLLAFSRRQSLDRRPLEPNQLVRSLHDLFNHTKGEHIELKMNLGDNVWSINSDASQLENALLNLVINARDAMPDGGVLTIETANSYLNGSDLGTLEPVKAGDYVMLGVSDNGAGMTPRVLAKAFDPFFTTKPIGQGTGLGLSMIYGFAQQSGGHLTISSEPGQGTCVRLYLPRLHSAAQADSPAPASVEAPYAVAGESVMLVEDDPAVRMLVLNVLGELGYTAFEAEDAKSALPLLESERRIDLLVTDVGLPGMNGRQLAEIARQRRPQLKVLFMTGYAEKAAERQGFLDAGMNLIAKPFSIEALAQKIRQMIGQQG; encoded by the coding sequence ATGAACGCCCCCACCTCCGGCAGCGAAGCCGAAACCCTGATTGCCCGGCTGGACTGGGCCGCCACGCCGCTGGGCGCGGTCGACCACTGGCCACAGAGCCTGCGCACCGCGGTGGACATCGTGATTCATTCGCCGATGCCGATGCTGCTGTTGTGGGGCGCGCAGCTGACCCAGATCTACAACGACGGTTTCGCTCTGCTGGCCGGCAACAAGCACCCTGGCGCCTTCGGCCAGCCGACCCACCTGACCTGGCCGGAACTCCAGGACTTCACCGCGCCGATCTACAGCGCCGTGCTGCAAGGCCAGGTGCGCACCTTCAGCGAAAAACCCTTCACCCTGCAGCGCCACGGCCGCGAGTCGGACGTCTGGCTGGACCTGACCTACAGCCCGATCCGCGACGAAAGCGGCGAAGTCGCCGGGATCCTGGTGACCAGCATCGAAACCAACGAGCGCCGGCGCATCGCCCTGGAACTGGAGCAGCGCTCGGCGGCCAGCCTCAAGGCCCAGCACGAAACCGAAGAACGCCTGCAACTGGCGCTGGCGGCGACCGACGCGGTCGGCACCTGGGACTGGGACATCGGCGACGACCGCTTTATCGCCGACGCCCACTTCGCCCAACTGCACAGCATCGACCCGGCCCTGGCCGGGCAACTGCCCATCAGCGAATACCTCAAGGGCGTGCACCCGGAAGACCGCGGCATGGTGGCGCGCAGCATCAAGCACTGCATCACCCACGGCACCGAGTACGCCGAGGAATACCGCCTGCAACAGCCCGACGGCCAGGTCCGCTGGGTCTTCGCCCGCGGGCGCTGCTACAAGGATCACCACGGCCGGCCGGTGCGCTTCCTCGGCGCCGCCCTGGACCTGACCGACCGCAAACAGATGGAACAGGCGCTGCGCCAGAGCCAGACCGAGTTGCAGTTGATCATCAACGCCATGCCGGTGCTGATCGGCTACGTCGACCACGAAGAGCGTTTTCGCCTGAACAACAGCGCCTACCTCGACTGGTACGGCCTGACCCCGCAGGAGCTGTACGGCCGCACCATCCGCGAAGTGGTGGGGGACGAGATCTACGCCACCCGCGCCGACAAGATCGCCGCTGCCCTGGCCGGCAAGCCGTGCAGCTTCGAAGCCAATTCACCGCACCGCGACGGGCGCGCGCGGCATGCGCTGATGAAGTACCTGCCGCGCTACGGCGCCGACGGCGCGATCAATGGTTTCTACATCTTCGTGATCGACGAAACCGAGCGCAAACAGACCGAGGAAGCCCTGCGCCACCTCAACGAAACCCTGGAAGAACGGGTGGCCGAGCGCACCCAGGCGCTGGCCGCCGCCAACCAGCGCCTGCAGAGTGAGATGTTCGAGCGCGAGCGCGCCGAAAACGCCCTGCGCCATGCGCAGAAGATGGAAGCCGTGGGCCAGCTCACCGGCGGTATCGCCCACGACTTCAACAACATGCTCACCGGCATCATCGGCAGCCTGGAGCTGATGCAGCGCTACATCGATGACAATCGCAGCGCCGAGATCGGCCGCTTCACCGAGGCCGCGATGTCCTCGGCCAAGCGCGCGGCCGCCCTCACCCATCGCCTGCTGGCGTTTTCCCGGCGCCAGTCGCTGGACCGCCGGCCACTGGAACCGAACCAGCTGGTGCGCTCGCTGCACGACCTGTTCAACCACACCAAGGGTGAACACATCGAGCTGAAGATGAACCTGGGCGACAACGTCTGGTCGATCAACAGCGACGCCAGCCAGCTGGAAAACGCCCTGCTCAACCTGGTGATCAACGCCCGCGACGCCATGCCCGACGGCGGCGTGCTGACCATCGAGACCGCCAACAGCTACCTCAACGGCAGCGACCTGGGCACCCTGGAGCCGGTCAAGGCCGGCGACTACGTGATGCTCGGCGTCAGCGACAACGGCGCCGGCATGACCCCGCGGGTGCTGGCCAAGGCCTTCGACCCGTTCTTCACCACCAAGCCCATCGGCCAGGGCACGGGCCTGGGGCTGTCGATGATCTACGGCTTCGCCCAGCAATCCGGCGGCCACCTGACCATCAGCAGCGAACCGGGCCAGGGCACCTGCGTGCGCCTGTACCTGCCGCGCCTGCACAGCGCTGCCCAGGCCGACAGCCCGGCACCGGCCAGCGTCGAAGCGCCCTACGCGGTGGCTGGCGAATCGGTGATGCTGGTGGAGGACGACCCGGCGGTGCGCATGCTGGTGCTCAACGTGCTGGGCGAGCTGGGCTACACCGCCTTCGAGGCCGAGGACGCCAAGAGCGCGCTGCCATTGCTGGAGTCCGAGCGGCGCATCGACCTGCTGGTGACCGACGTCGGCCTGCCGGGCATGAACGGCCGGCAACTGGCGGAAATCGCCCGCCAGCGGCGGCCGCAGCTCAAGGTCCTGTTCATGACCGGCTACGCGGAAAAAGCCGCCGAACGCCAAGGCTTTCTCGACGCTGGCATGAACCTGATCGCCAAGCCGTTTTCCATCGAGGCGCTGGCCCAGAAGATTCGTCAGATGATCGGCCAGCAAGGCTGA
- a CDS encoding P-loop ATPase, Sll1717 family, whose product MSRYGSRWAHPLVETVKIQKLLGSCMKHPKRTSQAVIKKMEDMPTLGDSQVTAILPLTQTNPLGDTTAENDNKMLSSAFIETPDFRTLIESDDRTVVVGRRGTGKSALFINLKKHWAKDKKTISLTFSPEDTEIIGFRSLLRPFSGSFTLARAATRMLWRYAMLMEIAFYISKHYKLSDLVEKEDRLREHLDRWSESQTPFLTKCRKIAKSFLSIESPEEAIGDLPLNLELASIEESVLKLLSKSDRRVVILMDRLDEGYEPDAIGIGIIAGLAYAAVELNQKSAFIRPIIFLRDNVFRALAKEDPDYSRNIEGQVIRLHWDWALLLLLAAKRMKVTFQLDIEKDQRVWDRCTAGDLQGRDGFKKCLQFTLYRPRDLLSLLNESFFCSFRHGRSTAILEDLEYAAKSISVARLEDLWKEYQKIFPPIQAITSGFKNGEPELSVTSALFKIEQATEIIEDSGDQASLSEARLLKASGILQSLYSVGFIGMHDQNTSSFTFCHDGRTPDKGFESADKILIHPCYWLGLNLSKNALSPDEAEEINDEYDINVESLNPKIRNSKIGQIVSHLDKIQQGKEGDREFEQWCLEALRVIFAAHLTGLNLHPNGAAIQRRDIVGTNRAKSEFWERILQDYKVRQVVFDAKNFQDLGPDEYRQLQSYLTGPYGKLGFIINRDESENLNSGKDLDWTKEMYTSHQCLIMKLPAKFLSKLLQKLRSPEKHDAIDRQMWNLLSTYETNYLGLKSTRTRKKSPHTK is encoded by the coding sequence ATGAGTCGATACGGCTCACGCTGGGCACATCCTTTGGTAGAAACAGTAAAAATCCAAAAACTCTTGGGTTCGTGTATGAAACATCCAAAACGCACTTCCCAAGCAGTAATAAAAAAAATGGAAGATATGCCAACCCTAGGAGACTCTCAAGTGACTGCAATACTGCCCTTAACACAAACCAATCCGTTAGGTGACACTACAGCGGAAAACGATAACAAGATGCTATCTAGCGCCTTCATTGAGACCCCAGACTTTCGTACTTTGATTGAATCCGACGACCGAACTGTAGTTGTAGGCCGTAGAGGAACTGGAAAAAGTGCATTATTTATCAATCTAAAAAAACATTGGGCAAAAGACAAAAAGACCATCAGCCTCACATTTTCCCCAGAAGATACAGAGATAATAGGTTTCAGATCTCTATTACGTCCTTTTTCGGGCTCCTTCACATTAGCCAGAGCAGCTACTCGAATGCTTTGGCGCTACGCCATGCTTATGGAAATTGCATTCTATATATCCAAACACTACAAACTCTCAGACTTAGTAGAAAAGGAGGACAGATTAAGAGAGCACTTAGACCGCTGGAGCGAATCACAAACCCCCTTCCTCACAAAGTGCCGAAAAATCGCAAAGAGCTTTTTATCCATAGAATCCCCCGAAGAAGCAATTGGAGATCTGCCTTTAAACTTAGAACTTGCTTCGATTGAAGAAAGTGTCCTAAAGCTGCTTTCAAAATCTGACAGAAGGGTTGTCATATTAATGGATAGGCTTGACGAAGGATACGAGCCAGATGCTATAGGCATAGGAATTATTGCTGGATTAGCATACGCTGCCGTGGAGCTTAATCAAAAATCAGCCTTCATAAGGCCAATAATATTCTTACGAGATAATGTATTTAGAGCACTAGCCAAAGAGGATCCAGACTACTCAAGAAACATTGAGGGCCAAGTGATTCGGCTCCACTGGGACTGGGCTTTACTTTTGCTCCTAGCAGCAAAAAGAATGAAAGTCACATTCCAACTAGACATTGAAAAAGATCAGCGAGTTTGGGACCGCTGCACAGCTGGAGATTTGCAGGGTCGAGACGGATTTAAGAAATGCTTGCAATTTACCCTATATCGCCCTAGGGACCTACTCTCACTACTAAATGAATCCTTTTTTTGCTCATTCAGACACGGACGTTCAACAGCGATTCTAGAAGATCTGGAGTATGCTGCAAAATCAATCTCCGTGGCTCGCCTAGAGGACCTCTGGAAGGAATACCAAAAAATATTCCCACCTATTCAAGCTATCACTAGTGGATTCAAAAATGGCGAACCAGAACTATCAGTAACAAGCGCCTTATTTAAAATTGAACAAGCCACTGAAATTATAGAGGATAGTGGTGACCAAGCATCACTTTCTGAAGCTCGCCTACTCAAAGCCAGCGGCATATTACAATCACTATACAGTGTCGGTTTTATTGGCATGCACGACCAGAACACTTCTTCTTTTACATTTTGCCATGATGGGAGAACACCAGATAAAGGCTTCGAGAGCGCAGATAAAATCCTCATACACCCTTGTTACTGGCTAGGCTTGAACCTTAGTAAAAACGCCTTATCCCCCGACGAGGCCGAGGAAATAAATGATGAATACGATATCAATGTTGAATCATTAAACCCCAAAATCAGAAACTCAAAGATTGGGCAAATTGTCTCGCACCTAGATAAAATCCAACAGGGAAAAGAAGGAGATCGAGAATTCGAACAGTGGTGCCTTGAAGCATTACGGGTTATTTTTGCCGCCCACTTAACCGGCCTCAATCTACACCCAAACGGTGCAGCTATTCAACGTCGAGATATAGTTGGAACCAACCGAGCAAAGTCTGAGTTCTGGGAAAGAATTCTGCAAGACTACAAGGTTAGGCAAGTGGTTTTTGATGCAAAAAACTTTCAAGATCTAGGTCCAGACGAATATCGTCAACTCCAATCATACCTAACAGGTCCTTATGGAAAGCTTGGATTCATTATAAATAGAGATGAAAGTGAGAACTTAAACTCAGGAAAAGATCTAGACTGGACCAAAGAAATGTATACCTCTCATCAATGCCTAATTATGAAGCTACCAGCAAAATTTCTAAGCAAATTACTACAAAAGCTTCGAAGCCCGGAAAAGCATGACGCTATAGATAGGCAAATGTGGAACTTGTTATCTACTTATGAAACCAACTATCTTGGTCTGAAAAGCACCCGCACACGAAAAAAGTCACCACACACAAAATAA
- a CDS encoding class I SAM-dependent methyltransferase produces the protein MEIPYSVRLSFFDFWKGLFKGTLFIQKRLRGHLKEQQKNWPKKQQYSQGYFYQGLEELGITGLKPTGFRFKQYAIDEELKGADVLDIGSNCGFVSVYCSRLAKSVTAVELNPFLNKVAKDTARYLKRDNIEFIESDFSVFATDKKFDVVLSFSNHHTIDGNLNMGFENYMKRLVSFLKPGGYLLFESHNVFGPGSGNVGDDGDMDEKIKIMNTYFAIERYRMVNCYMRHMIDDVDKLFIVARLVDNPPKTDFRLEQAIRRYHY, from the coding sequence ATGGAAATTCCATACAGCGTCAGACTTTCATTTTTTGATTTCTGGAAGGGGCTCTTCAAAGGCACGCTTTTCATCCAGAAGCGTTTGCGGGGGCATTTGAAGGAGCAGCAGAAGAACTGGCCAAAGAAGCAACAATACAGCCAGGGATATTTCTATCAGGGCTTGGAAGAACTGGGAATCACAGGCCTGAAGCCTACGGGTTTTCGCTTCAAGCAATACGCCATTGATGAAGAATTGAAGGGCGCTGACGTACTGGACATCGGCAGCAACTGCGGTTTTGTCTCAGTATATTGTTCGCGCCTGGCGAAATCCGTGACAGCCGTCGAACTCAACCCTTTTCTCAATAAAGTGGCGAAGGATACCGCGCGTTATTTGAAGCGCGACAATATAGAGTTTATAGAAAGCGATTTTTCGGTATTTGCCACAGATAAAAAATTTGATGTGGTGCTGTCGTTTTCCAATCATCACACCATTGATGGCAACCTCAATATGGGGTTTGAAAACTACATGAAGCGCCTGGTGTCGTTTCTAAAGCCGGGTGGCTACCTACTGTTTGAAAGCCACAATGTTTTCGGGCCAGGTAGTGGCAACGTAGGTGATGACGGCGATATGGACGAAAAAATCAAAATAATGAACACCTATTTCGCCATAGAACGCTATCGAATGGTCAACTGTTACATGCGACACATGATCGATGATGTCGATAAGCTCTTCATTGTTGCGCGGCTCGTGGACAATCCTCCGAAGACGGACTTCCGTCTTGAGCAAGCAATCCGTCGCTATCATTATTGA
- a CDS encoding IclR family transcriptional regulator has protein sequence MTEDTIKRRAKGLDRAFDILDFLKEIGQPLRPHDIAKGIGSPKSTVYELVASLLERRILEPVGQDGHVYLGRQLYFLGQAHLRHFDLTREADSALQEIVSQTRETAQMCLLNGRKYTVALMKEGERHFRISSNIGENAPIPWTASGRLLLGHLSDEQIVELIDERDFILPDGERLPLATFLKEIRQATEDGFFSFDSVADTFTHCFAAPVRDERGVCICTLCIVAPRADAQNNYADYRRVLIDSANRLARRIND, from the coding sequence ATGACCGAAGACACCATCAAGCGTCGGGCCAAGGGGCTGGACCGGGCGTTCGATATTCTCGATTTCCTCAAGGAAATCGGCCAGCCGTTGCGGCCCCACGATATCGCCAAGGGTATCGGCAGCCCCAAGTCCACGGTGTACGAACTGGTGGCGTCCTTGCTGGAGCGGCGGATTCTCGAGCCGGTGGGCCAGGACGGGCATGTGTACCTGGGCCGGCAGCTGTACTTCCTGGGGCAGGCCCATCTGCGCCATTTCGACCTGACGCGCGAGGCCGACTCGGCCTTGCAGGAGATTGTCAGCCAGACCCGCGAGACCGCGCAGATGTGCCTGCTCAACGGGCGCAAATACACGGTGGCGCTGATGAAGGAAGGCGAGCGGCATTTTCGCATTTCCTCGAATATCGGCGAGAACGCGCCGATTCCCTGGACCGCTTCCGGGCGGCTGTTGCTGGGACATTTGAGCGATGAGCAGATCGTCGAGTTGATCGACGAGCGCGACTTCATTCTTCCCGACGGGGAACGCCTGCCTTTAGCGACGTTCCTGAAGGAAATCCGCCAGGCCACGGAGGACGGTTTCTTTTCCTTCGACAGCGTGGCCGACACCTTTACCCATTGCTTCGCCGCCCCGGTGCGGGACGAGCGCGGGGTGTGCATCTGCACCCTGTGCATCGTCGCGCCACGGGCCGATGCCCAGAACAATTACGCCGACTACCGCCGGGTGCTGATCGACAGCGCGAATCGCCTGGCCCGTCGCATCAACGACTAG
- a CDS encoding peptidylprolyl isomerase produces MKAQARHILVKTAEEAEQLKQRIAKGEAFDVLAKKYSTCPSGKRGGDLGEVRPGQMVGAIDQVIFKKPLRTVHGPIKSKFGYHLVQVFYRD; encoded by the coding sequence ATGAAAGCCCAAGCCCGCCACATCCTGGTGAAAACCGCCGAAGAGGCCGAACAGCTCAAGCAGCGCATCGCCAAGGGCGAGGCCTTCGACGTGCTGGCGAAGAAATACTCCACCTGCCCCTCCGGCAAGCGCGGCGGCGACCTGGGTGAAGTACGGCCGGGGCAGATGGTCGGGGCCATCGATCAGGTGATCTTCAAAAAGCCCCTGCGCACCGTGCACGGGCCGATCAAAAGCAAGTTCGGTTATCACCTGGTGCAGGTGTTCTACCGCGATTGA
- a CDS encoding sugar kinase: MDTSTTGKRIALIGECMIELQHRADGSLQQSFGGDTLNTAVYLARELGEGAWVDYVTALGDDSFSDAMCHSWAEEGIGLDLVQRLPGRLPGLYCIQTDAKGERRFLYWRNEAAVRDCFTTPAAEPILAALPAYDVLYFSGITLAVLGEQGRKKLIATLIEARRRGARIVFDNNYRPRLWASVEQAQAAYREVLAYVDLALLTVDDEQALFGHGDSAAVFAAYPDTPEVVLKRGAEACLIRCGGESFEVLAQRVEKVVDTTAAGDSFSAAYLACRLKGGSPQQAAQAGHRLASRVIQVPGALIPRT, from the coding sequence ATGGACACCTCCACTACCGGGAAACGCATCGCCCTGATCGGCGAATGCATGATCGAACTGCAACACCGCGCCGACGGCAGCCTGCAACAGAGCTTCGGCGGCGACACCTTGAACACCGCGGTGTACCTGGCCCGTGAACTGGGCGAGGGCGCCTGGGTCGACTATGTCACTGCCCTGGGTGACGACAGTTTCAGCGATGCGATGTGCCACAGCTGGGCCGAGGAAGGCATCGGCCTGGATTTGGTCCAGCGCCTGCCGGGGCGCTTGCCCGGGCTGTACTGCATCCAGACCGATGCCAAGGGCGAGCGGCGTTTTCTTTACTGGCGCAACGAAGCAGCGGTGCGCGACTGCTTCACCACCCCCGCGGCCGAGCCGATTTTGGCGGCGCTGCCGGCCTACGATGTGCTGTATTTCAGCGGCATCACCCTGGCGGTGCTGGGCGAGCAGGGGCGCAAGAAGCTCATTGCGACCTTGATCGAGGCGCGCCGGCGTGGGGCGCGGATCGTCTTCGACAATAACTATCGGCCACGGCTCTGGGCTTCGGTGGAGCAGGCGCAGGCGGCTTATCGCGAGGTGCTGGCCTATGTCGATCTGGCGCTGTTGACCGTGGATGACGAGCAGGCGCTATTCGGGCATGGCGACAGCGCGGCGGTGTTTGCCGCTTACCCGGATACCCCGGAAGTGGTGCTCAAGCGGGGCGCCGAAGCGTGCCTGATCCGCTGTGGCGGCGAGTCGTTCGAGGTGCTGGCGCAGCGGGTGGAAAAGGTGGTGGACACCACGGCGGCGGGGGATTCGTTCAGCGCGGCGTATCTGGCGTGTCGCTTGAAGGGCGGCAGCCCGCAGCAGGCGGCGCAGGCGGGGCATCGCTTGGCGAGCCGGGTGATCCAGGTGCCGGGGGCGTTGATCCCAAGGACCTGA
- a CDS encoding amino acid deaminase, with amino-acid sequence MSSVLTNAAVEKGAAQPGVSLVRDVSLPALVLHRAALEHNIRWMQKFVSDSGAELAPHGKTSMTPALFRRQLEAGAWGITLATAVQTRAAYAHGVRRVLMANQLVGTPNMGLIAELLADPSFDFYCMVDHPDNVADLGQFFAARGVRLNVMIEYGVVGGRCGCRSEQEVLALAQAIQAQPALALCGIEGYEGVIHGDHAASGIREFAASLVRLAVQLQDDGLFAIEQPIITASGSAWYDLIAESFEAQNAQGRFLSVLRPGSYVAHDHGIYKEAQCCVLDRRGDLHEGLRPALEVWAHVQSLPEPGFAVIALGKRDVAYDAGLPVPLLRYKPGVLPAKGDDVSACKVTAVMDQHAFMTVAPGVELRVGDIIAFGTSHPCLTFDKWRTGLLVDERLDVLESMDTCF; translated from the coding sequence ATGTCTTCTGTCTTGACCAACGCAGCGGTGGAAAAGGGCGCGGCCCAACCCGGTGTCAGCCTGGTGCGCGATGTCAGCCTGCCGGCCCTGGTGCTGCACCGCGCGGCGCTGGAGCACAACATCCGCTGGATGCAGAAATTCGTCAGCGACAGCGGCGCCGAGCTGGCGCCCCACGGCAAGACCAGCATGACCCCGGCGCTGTTCCGTCGGCAGCTGGAGGCGGGTGCCTGGGGCATCACCCTGGCCACCGCGGTGCAGACCCGCGCGGCCTACGCCCACGGCGTGCGCCGGGTGCTGATGGCCAACCAGCTGGTGGGCACGCCGAACATGGGGCTGATCGCCGAGCTGCTGGCCGACCCAAGCTTCGACTTCTATTGCATGGTCGATCACCCGGACAACGTCGCCGACCTCGGGCAGTTCTTCGCCGCGCGCGGGGTGCGCCTGAATGTGATGATCGAATACGGCGTGGTCGGTGGGCGCTGTGGCTGTCGCAGCGAGCAGGAAGTGCTGGCGCTGGCGCAGGCGATCCAGGCGCAACCGGCCTTGGCCTTGTGCGGCATCGAGGGTTACGAAGGGGTGATCCATGGTGATCACGCGGCGAGTGGCATCCGGGAGTTCGCCGCGTCCCTGGTGCGCCTGGCGGTGCAGTTGCAGGACGACGGGCTGTTCGCCATCGAGCAGCCGATCATCACCGCCTCGGGGTCGGCCTGGTATGACCTGATCGCCGAATCCTTCGAGGCGCAGAACGCCCAGGGGCGTTTCCTCAGTGTGCTGCGGCCCGGCAGTTACGTGGCTCACGACCACGGCATCTATAAAGAGGCGCAGTGCTGCGTGCTCGACCGCCGCGGCGACCTGCACGAAGGCCTGCGCCCGGCGCTGGAAGTCTGGGCCCATGTGCAGTCGCTGCCGGAGCCGGGGTTCGCGGTGATCGCCCTGGGCAAGCGCGACGTGGCCTATGACGCCGGCTTGCCGGTGCCGTTGTTGCGCTACAAGCCGGGCGTGCTGCCGGCCAAGGGCGATGATGTCAGCGCCTGCAAGGTCACGGCGGTGATGGACCAGCACGCGTTCATGACCGTTGCGCCGGGGGTTGAGTTGCGGGTGGGGGACATTATTGCCTTCGGTACTTCGCACCCGTGCCTGACCTTTGATAAGTGGCGCACCGGGTTGCTGGTGGATGAGCGGCTGGATGTGCTGGAGAGCATGGATACCTGTTTCTAG